The Telopea speciosissima isolate NSW1024214 ecotype Mountain lineage chromosome 11, Tspe_v1, whole genome shotgun sequence genome includes the window GATAcggtttctttcttctttttgattttttttttttttttttggttctcagatctctcgctctctttctctccttcaatttttttttctctgattcTCACTCCTCACTGCACTCTTGTTTGTTTTCTGATGGCGGAACCTTAAGTGGAAAAATTTTTGCTGGTACACCACACTATcgagatcctctacttccacatGTCCGGCACTGCCGTGTCCGCCCCAGACACAGCAGGGTGGTAAAAATACGTCTTAACcgtgcccgagcaccttgcccaagcaggggtaaggtggtctttacTACCTTGCTGTGTATAGTGTGTACGAGAGTACCgggcaggcagaagtagaggatccagattcGTAGCAGGAATGTATTTATTATAAGGCTAGGAgccaaggaaataaaataattcacttgccctttggattcataaataccctctaaGGCTTTAGTATTTTCTAAGATACCCTTTAAGGTTCTATTTCCTTGGGCTACCAACCTTGTAGCAgttccaccaaaaaaaacattGTAGCAGGGGAGGGGTGAGTGTATGGTCAGTAAGACTGACACTACAGTGCCCATTGCTCCTGATCCTAACCCCATTACAGTTAATGGAGTTGGACAGGGGAGGGGTTCCCAACGTTCTTGGGTGAGTCTATTCCCAGGGGGGGAAGGTTAAAGATGGTGCTGGTGAGATACCGTTTGTTGAATTAGCGATTGTAGCAGGCAAGAAGGTGGCAGTTTGTAGCAAAGAAGACTTGGCTGAAGAGTCTGATCGGTGGGCTATGTATTTGGTCCAATACCCACCTTCTCTTCTATGAAAAGGTTTGTACAAGAGAAGTGGAGCCATGTAGGAGCAGTGGAGGTTTCTGGGCTTGACAgtggtgtttttgtttttgatttccAAAGATCAGATTTAAGTCACCAAATTCTAGAGGAGGGTCCATGGAGTTTTGGCACAAGGCCTTTAGTCTTAAGGCCTTGGTCTCCTGATATCTCACTCTTGAAGAGAGAGGAATCTGAACTGCCATTGTGGATTCGACTCTACGATCTTAATCTCCATTACTGGGGTAGTCATACTTTGGGAAGGATCACAAGTGTGTTGGGTCACCCTATTTGCGCAGATGGGAGAACCGTTCGTCGCGATAGACTATCATTTGCCAGATGTTGTGTGTCTATCGCTGCTGTGGATGGTTTACCAGGTACTATCTGTATAGCAATGAAAGATGGATCTTTGGTTGAACAGTCGGTTCACTACGACTGGGTTCCACCATTATGTAGTACCTATAAGCTGTTCGGCCATGTGGAGAAGGAGTGCTCAGTAGCCAAGATGAATTGTGATCGATCTTCAGATGCAGTGCAAGGGGAGGGTATGCAAACTGAGGAAGAATGAAAACCGGCTGGCCGGCGACGGGGAAGAGGTAAGAGGCCTGTGCTGTTGGAATCTGCCTCAACGCCGATGGTGCCGCCTACGGTGTCGACGATTGCGAAAGCAGTTGGTCATGGTATAACTTCCAGCATGGATATGGAAGTGCCATCTGGACCACCAATGAAGGGGGTTACAACTGCAGGGCAGAGAAGAATTTCGAATTCAATGGTTATTTGTGATGTGGATAATGATGTAACAAGAGTTAAGATAGATGTTTCATCCTTGAAGAAACCAATGGACATAAGTTGAAAGAATAAGGGAGTTATCACAATTGCACCTAAGGAACAGCGTGGTGGTAGTAACGTGTGTGAGCGGACCCATGCTACCAATCCTTTAGATCTAGTGGAGCGTGCTGTGGATTGGGCTGTAGTTCGTTTGCGAGGAGATGCAGTGACCAGTGTTACAAAAACTCCTGTAATAGACTTGGGTAATAGACCGATTGTGAAGGGTGAAGGACAGTCATCCAGTGTGAATAGATTTGCTCCATTGCAACATAATGGCATTGTAGCTGCGGATGTTGAGAGTGTTGATGTTCCTCGTGTGCGTGAGCATAGTCCGGACCGCAGGAACGCGGTGCTTAACCCACCCCCCTCTCTGTAATGATGAACATAGCTGCTTGGATTACTAGGGGTAGACGGAGGGTTGTGTGGGATTGGGCAGCAAAGGATCAACTTGTTGTAGGAGCCTTTCAAGCCCGGTGGGATGTACTTTGGCTGTTAGAGGAGATATGTGAGTTACGCAATGGTTTTCGCAGCTATAGCATCATTCATCATGTTAGGGAGATCAATAATTGTGTTGACTTTTTGGCGGGGTTTGCTCGTTGTGTACATGTTTTAGATTTAAGTATAAGTTGTCTACCTGAGGCACTTTCCAATTTAATAAGGAATGATGCGTCGGGTATGACATACTACAAAATGTAATTTCTATACTTCTATTAAATATAAGCTccttttaacccaaaaaaaaagaaaaaaaaaaccattgtagcagcaaaatttcatcctATTTAGTAGGACCTACGGTCCTAcgccaattaatggtaagggtaaaatggtcttttcGACACTTTATCATCACAAAAGCTGCAACCGGTTAAAACGCACATCATTCATTTCCTTCGTCAACGACCACCTTCAATCACCGATACCATGTAACGGTAAATTCCATCTCTCTCTGAAACTGTTCTTTATCTCCTTTTCGTAGAGGGGAGTTTTAGGTTTTATTTGTCCTTCGATCCTCTAGTTGTTAGCAGTGATAAATTGATTGAATCGTATCACTATCGTCGACTCCGATTGTTGCAAGCCCAAAAATTCCGCCAGGAATGGAATAAGACTTTCCCCGTTGTCAAAACGGGTAATTTCAAGTTCACTAATCGTTTTCCTTCTTCCTATCATCAGTGTTTTTTTTCTCTGGTTTCCTTTCCTTAACTGGTATTTCTGATCTTTATCTccttttgttgaagcttcttcagAGCTTGGGATTTATTAGTACTTATAAGGCTCATACGAATATTAGAAATCCCATGAACCATTTGTCCACCTGTGTTCATCACCAAAACATGAAACATGAACCTATGGTTCAACACTGTCTATTACTCCAAGTATGATTTGAATACAATTGGGACACTACTGTTCCCCCATCCTCTTTTTCTCTTGCACGAAGAAAGATGAGAGTTAGGGCTTTTGGTTGAACATTCTTCAATATTGtatctttcaattttttgaatcaCATCTCTCGTTTCAATCTgatttttctagttttacctcATTgagctccttttttttttttaagttgagTACATGAAGTTCTCTTATGGTATTCCACCATATCTCTACAGAATTAACATCACAAGATTGCACTGGTTAGTTAATGCTttaattctcttcttctttcaacaACAGAACTCAAAAAGAAGATTGAATAACAAGGCAAACgttgaaagaaaaatgatatgttgattcctttctctGCGTTGAGTGCTACTTCAAGTTCTGGGATTTCTGTTTAAGCGATTtgtataagaaaaaaaaaaaggtaagcaAGGTTCTGTTTAAGCTAATGttatattcaccaaaaaaaaaagaagctaatgTTAATGTTGGGGTTAGATTCGTTAGAAATGACGTTTGGCAAACCcattttttgggaatttttatttggattcattttatttatttgtccTTGTATTTGTGTAATCAATGCAGATCCTGTCTTGcctttctttgtgttttttatcTTGCATTTTCCTTTGGAGCATCCTTGAAAATTTCCCAACATTGAAGATTTTGCCCATGAgttgtttgatgaaatgcttAGGAGGTGTGAGCATTTTACAATCAGTATAGTGCACTTTAGTCTAATATGTATGCAAACATTCTCATTCTCGGTTAAGAATGCATTCTGCAACATTCTCATAATGGGAattcataccaaacatagcTGTGGATTTCAAATCCTCCCATCTCAAAGTGCACGGAAAAGCTGATTTCCTGAATTTATTTCCATAGATTTGGAAAATTAATCCCCAAATCCAAACCCTCAAACAAGCATACTTTTAAAGGATTCAAGGTATGGTTGTGGATCGTCTAGTTCTAATTTACTAATTTTTGTTATTGTGTAGGACCATGTTTCGTGAGAACAAGAAAAACATGATGGATGGCAGTTTGAACTGCAGTGGCCTTGTAGTATCCAGCAATGAAACAATCCATTCTTACCTTCGCTCGGTCTCGGAAGATCCAAGTCTCTCTGACGACCTTCGACAAACTGCTTCCAACCTCTTGTCCGAGTCCTCCATTCCATACAAATCCCTCAGACTTCTCTGGTTTGCATCCCCCTCTGCCACCAGGCCGAagcttctccatctcttctctggTTCTGATTTTGTCTTTTCCAGCCCTAAACCTAGGGAGAAGGTAACATGAGATTGTGTAAACAGAATACAAATCCTACGCTTTCTGATATCTAACTCTGTTTGTAGTTCTAAATTGGTAGTTCCTTTTTTTACTATTCATGAGATTTTTCTGCAACTCCAGAGCGAGGAGTTAAAAGCTAGACTGAAGAAGCTTGAAGATTTGGCAGAACGAAATGCATATAAAGAACTTGTCAAAGATATAACACCAAAGAAGGATACCGATGAACCTTTCTCATCTTACAAAGATCAGTTAGGGTTTGGTGAGGATCTGGTTCTCCTAGTTTATGATGGTTTTCATTTGTTAATTTATTTGAAGTTGAACCATGTGTGCATAAACCTGAAATGTTGCTAGTATCAATTGAAGAATTTTACTTTTCCCCACAAGTTTGTGAATCAAGTTGTGTTTTCTGTGCTTGTGAAGATCTTTATTCTTTGTATATTTAGGATAGTTCTTCAATGAAATGAAACATGATGAGGGACCTTAAAACTTCGCAGGTCTACATGTCGCACTGACAATGTTTACTGGGTATTTGGTTGGATATGCTGCATTCAGAGCTATGTTTAATCACAGCCCCGTGATGGTAACTTCAAAACTCCATGTTAAACTGTTAGACATTTGTagacttcaatctccccctccatATCGTGGCAGAATTGATGATTGAATGTGGGTGGTGCTTTTGTCTTGAATTTGTAGAACGCTGCTGGAGGTGTCCTTGGATTGGTCTTTGGTATGCTCATGGAAACACTTCTTTTCATTATTAGAACCTCCAGTCCTGATATTCAATCAGCATCTTCCACTTCAAAGTTGAAGAAGAATCAATAACATTTCAGCTTAAGGTCAGTCTTTTCTTACATTCTTTTGTCTGGCATTCAGAAATATGATGAAGTAATGTGAGCTTTCATGTATTCAGTGTATTTAGTTTGTCCATTACCCTGATGGCATGATGCAGAGCATCCTTTCCAAGCTTCCCAGCAGATtcattggggtttttttttttttttttttgactcttTTGGTGTTCGGGGCCTGCATGTGACATCCATTTGCAGTGATTTTTATCTCTAATCGTAGGCTAAACTTATGAGGTTTGAACAGGTTTTAAGTTTGGTTTGTACTTTGTTGATTGAAAGTTGTTTAAATTTTAAGTTAATTTTTGGGTTCCCATGAAAATTTGTGACTAATTAGATACTTCGGTTATATTGGGGTTCTTCGTGTTCCAGAACCTttgtctattttttattttttaccccCTGAATATAGTTTATTGGGGTTCCAGGCAGGTGGCAGCATTTGAATAGGAAAACAGAAATCGATAGTAGATTAACATGGGAAATATTGGTAAGCAAGACTGAATAGAACTAGAGGCTATCAACTGATAAGAATAAGATTGACATGAATAAAAGTTTCTGGACTGGGTATTGAAATCAATAGTAGAGTGCTAGAGAGAAGGAAACGAGTAATCAACTGAGTTTATTATCCAGCTAACAGCCAAGCAATTCAAGCTTCTATTTCTCCATAACTCAAATCATTTCTTGGGGGCAGGGATATAGCTCCTATTACAGactgaaaaaatataaatattactCAAACTATGACTCTCTACATCTACTAATAGTCCAAATAGAAACTTCCAACACTTAACTAGCCTAATCAACTCCTATAAGATTCTAATAGCTTAGATACCATAAATCACTAAATTACCCTGTTATACGATAAAGCAAAAAAATGGGCCCTTATAAGCTATGACTGATCATTTCTGTTTTGTGGAGTATCAGCATGGTGATGGTTCGTATTACTCTGAGGATTCCTTCTGGCACCAATACAAAGCTCCACTCACGGAAAATGGGCCCTTATAAGGTCCTTAAAAAGGTTGGACCAAATGCTTATGTGCTTGACTTTCCTGCTGACATGGCCATAAGCAACATCTTCAATGTGGCCGATCGTATGATCTGTTTGGGtcaaccatagttatcaaggcgggaaggtgACCATGGCAGtttagagggtcaaaaatcaaggcgacaccgccatagCAGCAAGGAGCCCGCCTAGGTgcccaaggcgacgccttgataactatgctggTCAACCATTCGGATGAGGGAGCTACAGAGCATACTTTACGGCTGACTTAGTTTACCTCCGTTGAAGATGAGATAGAAGATATTGTGGATGAAAAGTATAGTGTCACTCAGAAGGGAGGTGGTTACcattctttccttgtcaaatgGAAGGCTGTCCAAGAATTGTATGCACATGGACACATGCAGACGAGTTCAAGCCTCTCAATCCAGAGTTGTATGAGCACTACATGTCCCCTCTCCATTCATTGGAGACGAATGCTTTTaagctggggagagttgatcAGCAAGGAAGATACTCAAAAGTCAACAatatcaaaaggaaaaagaagaacttGAGGCACTTGACTCAGTAACTCAGTTGTTAACATAGAGCTATTACCGAGTTAACTCAGTTCTTAACTCAGCTGGCGGTTCATCATTAAACCAGTTTTCTTGTTCTGGTTTAATAGTGGTAGTAGATAGAGTTTTATTTAATGTTATTTCTTCGTTAGAGTTTTATTTTATCTGAATGTGTTAGTGAAGATAAGGGTAGATGATCGTGTCGTTCTACGGATCAAATataaacctaactaaacactaGGATAGTGGCAAGCAAGGATATCAAACACTTAGGGAACTAAAGGCTAAATTGCAAAGAGTTAAATGAAGATTAAGATTAAACTAAAATCAcctaaattaaataaactaagGCAAGCAATATTAACTAATTAGAACGAATCTAAGATGATGAGAAGGGACTGTTTTCAGGTTGAATCAACTCTAACTCAGGTTAATTGTtcactctctctcatattcggaTCATGGTGACTACAAGCCCCATGAAAGCCACAGAATATAGGGCCCCTCCTAGGTATACGGTATCTTGGCGAAATTGCCGTCCGAACGCTACAATGAATCGAAAGTTCAAGGAACTCGGGTACATCCAATCCACTTAGGTATACCATATCATTGGTACAGCtacataattcaattaaaaactATTGCTTGGTAGATTACTTTGAATCACAGAATCAAACTAACCTAACTAGATGTTATCGAGATTGCACAAAAATTAGTGGAATGCCTAAGTCTAAATCCAAGCAATCAAcatgaaagaaagagaacaattaAACCCTTTATTAGAGAATCATCTTCCCAAAACAGTATGAAAGATTAGTTACCCATAGAGAATGAAATAACTAAAGCAAGGTTAGGGATACAAGCCATGAGAATTAaagaaagatgaagatgaaaacGAATGGCAACGGTGGAGATGAATCTCGAACGAATGTTGAAAGTGGTGGCCGGCAATGGTGatgctcttctcttctttttcttcacgtCCCTTCTCCCCACAACCGTCCACCTCTCCCTGCGATCCCCCTTCCCCTTTTAATTCTTATCGACCTCCCAAAATTCTACCCGAATATTCCCCTAAAAAGATCTCCACGCCAAAACTgcccatctctccctctctctctcacctcaaCTCTCAATCTCCTATTCGGTTTCCAAACTCTCGGTTGT containing:
- the LOC122646910 gene encoding uncharacterized protein LOC122646910, translated to MFRENKKNMMDGSLNCSGLVVSSNETIHSYLRSVSEDPSLSDDLRQTASNLLSESSIPYKSLRLLWFASPSATRPKLLHLFSGSDFVFSSPKPREKSEELKARLKKLEDLAERNAYKELVKDITPKKDTDEPFSSYKDQLGFGLHVALTMFTGYLVGYAAFRAMFNHSPVMNAAGGVLGLVFGMLMETLLFIIRTSSPDIQSASSTSKLKKNQ